A segment of the Anguilla anguilla isolate fAngAng1 chromosome 6, fAngAng1.pri, whole genome shotgun sequence genome:
CCAGTGATTTTAAATATGTGCTGAAGCCCATATGGGGACAAGTGTGGGAAATTGTACAGAACTCTATACTGGGAATGTATTCAGTGTGCTGCTTGCTGGTTGTTATGACGACAATATCGTGTTTTTCATcttcaacaaataaacaagtaaatgcATGAGtgcaacatgcaaaaaaaaaaaaataggataaTACTGGGCCGGTATTATAATTCATTCAGTCGGAGAAACCAGATTTTCAGCTTCAACTAACTATGAAAGAATGAACATGAATTAATCACATAAATGCTGTTCCTTTCATGAATGACCTCACTTCTTTAAGTGGGGGCCTCTTAGCCtgcttctctccttccctccccttctttctctctttcttcttcttctttctctctctttctccctcagtccctttctttctccctctctccctccctccctaactttctctctctttctctctcagagctGGAAACACCAGATTTTCAGTTTTGGCGAACAGCAGAACGATTAATATACCTGTTCACTTCATGATTCATCTTGCttaattaaatgcatgttaaattaagagcctctctcctctctctgtctctctctccctctcacttactcatgtccccccccccccatctattTCATCTCACTTACTTCCTGCTCCAGTTCGGGGTAGGGGGGGGGTTCTCTTAGGCCCACATCCTGATCACAATTCCCATCTTGACTctatctatctttctctctctctctctctctgtaatctTTTGTCAGATTAAGAGTTGCATCCTTGTGTATTATAGAAGGATGCAGGAcctgggggtgtgtgggggggggttcatgaTAGGTGGTGCCGTGGGGGGCCTGTGTGTAATctagaggggaggagggggggatttAATATTCACCAACATGCTAAGATGATGGTGACACAAAGGGCACTACTGCCACAAGGGCACTTTCACAGTCTCGGGGCATATGCTTCAGTGTCTATCTGCACACGAGCCTGATCTACACGGCCACAGCCAACTCCTGACTTACTCCATACGCTTTCAAATCTCATTAAAATTCATTCTaattattcctgcctctctctctctctctgttctgttatGGTGGCTGTGGGTGCATCTGAAGAACAGGTTCTCACATTGCAACTACTGTTAAACATACTGCTCAAAAAATATTGCACAGTCCCCACGATGATATTTCAGTCTAATGTAATTTTAGATAACAAAGTAGAActgaaacaagcaaaaaaattaatagttttTCAATAGTTTTGTAGcatcaaaaaaaagagaagaatttCAGACATTAAGAGTCTCAAGCAAATTCAGATTGTGAACATATTCATTTTCTGGAAGATTCCTCtgataatacacacacactgatgtgaaaacaaaataaattttgagGGAATTACTGTTCTgtccctgcctccccccccaaaatcccccACCCTACAACCCCTAAAATACCCCACCAGTGAGGTCATCTGACATCTGAACGCATCAGGGTGAGTgaatacccataatgcatttggACTGACaggatccccccccctccccaagatCTAATCTGCTGGAAGTTATACAAGCTTTGCAGAAGGTGATAAGCTAcccagcatgctgggatacccCTCAGGAGACTTTAGGGCCAAATGAAATCCCAGGGTGCATTTTGCAGCAGTACAGTAAAGCGGAGCCCAAGCACACTCTGACAGCTTCATCAGCAGCCATTAAGGAAGCACTCTGTGACCTCATCCAGCGCCCTTCACCTGCGGCCCAATCACAGGAGGGCTGCAGGAGGGGCggaaatttagaaataaaattaaaaaaactagaCCTGGAAAATagctttcaaaaatattaaataaatgaattttaaataaaaaataaagaaataaaaaaatgaatctctATTAATTATAAAGGGGATAATATCATTGATAATAATCAGACAATAATTGACagtaattcaaattttaataataagacttgttattttattgttgaatGGGAGAAGTGGGtggtaataacaataattataatagtgGGTCGTAATATGCCGTAatatgattattgttattatgatcCACATCTCCCATTCACCTCATATTCAACTTTGGCTGTACACAGATAGGCGGgaagtgtgtgggaggggggcgggggggggttcagtcTGGCCAGTTTCCTCCCGCTCTGACCCCTTTgcctgagcgggggggggggggtggagaggggggggcctGTCCCGGGCACCGTCCCACAGCACAGCTTGTTTATAAAACAACCCACCGCGGCGCaaactttctctctttcccgcCTTGGGTTCCCCCTCTCTCGCGCGCGCGCGCAAAAGCGatggcggcagcggcggcggtggtggcgggACGGGCGGCGGCTCGAACCCATTCACCTGGGGAAATAGAGCAGAAGGACGGACCGAATGCgggtggaccccccccccccccccaaactggcCCACAGGCCCCCACGGGCCCCGCGCGGCCCCCGCCACGGTCTCCTGCCTGTGGCCAGAGTGGCGTGCGTTGGCCCATTGTTAACCCTAAACGATCCTGACATCCAATTCAGCGCCAGACAATCGGGCCCAGCCGCCAGATTTAGGCCACTTGTCATCGAGGACTTCTCATCAATAGCCCCCACACTTTCctcactgtttttctctcctcccctacagccccccccccccacccgactgCCCCCCACCCTTCAAAAAAAACCAACCATCTCTatccctcctttttttcttttctttatgccttattgttttttggggggaaataaattgttttgatgataaaacaaaacaagctgcCTTCCATTTCAGCTGTTTGCGATTCGCAGTCCGTAAGCCAAACCTTTAAGGGCTTTGTACGTTCAAAAGTTTCTTTGTGACCAGGACGCACTCAACTTTCTTAACTACTCTCGTGgatgccagtgtgtgtgcgcgcgcgcgcgtgtgtgtgtgtgtgtatgccagtgtgtgtgtgcgtgtgcgtgtacatgtacATGATTCTTTTCTTACAATTAAGTACACGCAGAAGGGTTTCCCGCAACATGTCGCTTTTCGTTTTATCGCACTGGTGAAACTGCGCAGTCAGAAAGCATTTGAATCGCAGCACGGTCTGTGGTCTTCTCTGCTGATTCTCAAATGGAAAGTGTCGCTGCTGACACGCTCCTTACGTGCAAACAGCAGTCGCATGCACGGTAAATGCTGGGCCTCTTCGCCGTGCAGAGAAAATGGCCGCAATTCAGTCGACCTTGTCCTCAACGCCAACTCACGACTGACGGCAAATTAGCTTCTTCGCTAAAAACACGGTTTGGCGATTTAAGGGATCACCAAAATTAACTCACAATGcaaaatgattgcatttatgTGAAAAGTCAAAGTACAGGAggaatgttaattgaatccagaCCTGTGTCTAGGACAGGTAAGCTATGCATGTAATGGCAGGATTCCACTCTCATAACGACCTTCATATTAATCAAACTGCACATTCAGTGAAGTGTTTTCCAATGGTTCTGCTTGACACTTGGCCATTCAAATAAATTTGTTATCAAAGGGATTCTCCTGAGTTGTCTTAAAAATACTTTCATTAAGTCAGACTTCACTTGGTAAATTGCATATTAAAAGAAATTTTCCACTGTAAAACTTTAGTTATATTATGTTTCTCGAGATAGGAAATTTCAGTCAAATTGCAGGAATAAATCATATTGTACAGTACTTAGAAAGGAAGCAGATACAAATTAGTTTATACAAGTTATAAAATATgtatcaaattttttttttatttgtggcaAAAAAGAATCAAACGAcgcataacaaaaaataatcatgacgaaccaaaacaaaccattaatttgaaaccttaaaaaaataatgtaaagtaTCACACAAAAAGCTGTCCTCAGTCTAATCTCTTGAAATATCCAGCAGCTATCGACAGAGCTTCACACGTGTCTTGTGAACTAGAGTTTTGTCACAAACTCAAAGTGTAATCTCCAGTCAGCACCAGCACCATATGTGTCAGACAAGCCAGAATGTAAAACCTCAACTCTGTGCATATAGAAGGGGGGCTTTTCAAAGCTGCTGTTTGAATTAGACTGAGCTGTCAGGTGAATTACTGTAAGGTGACAAAGGCAGGTAAAGAACAGAGATTCATGCTGTTCATCTATCTGGTCTACCTGTGCCTTTCAAGcttaacacacaaaaaaaattctcactTCATGGTATAAGTCATGGCTATAGTGAATGGCCAGTGTGcatatgtgactgtgtgtgtgtgtgtgtgtgtgtggtgtgttagtgcgtatgtgtgtgagaaactgtgagtgtgtttgtgtgtgtgtgtgtgtgtggtgtgttagtgcgtatgtgtgtgagaaaccgtgagtgtgtttgtgtgtgtgtttgagagtgtgagtgtgtgagaaactgtgagtgtgtttgtgtgtgtgtgtgtgtgtgtgtgtgtgtgaaactgtgtgggtgtttgtgtgtgtgtgtgtgtgtgaaactgggtgggtgtgtgtgtctgtgcagtttTTGTTAAACAGCTCTGGCTTAATTTGCTGAAGAGCTCTACAATGTAACACAGCATAATTGTTTTTGCTAAAGAGGCAAATGCAGTTTCCAGCAGAGGTCCATGATTTTATCCGAGGATGTCAGGTGATTCGACGTCCCAAAGCAGTTCGACATTCCTTGCAATCCCGTTCTCCCGTGCTTCTTCCTGGTTTAGTTCACCTACTTCGAGGCAGCTATCAGTCATCgagtagctctccaggaaccAGTTCTGGAGAAAGTTCTGGAGAAAGAATGCCTCGCTGAACTGCGCAGGGGAGGGAATCTTCAGTTTAAACCCCACAGCGTCCTGTCAGTTTGGCAGTTTTTCCAAATCAGATCAAAGGGGGTTTTCCCAAGTAGCAGACCAATTTACCAAGTCCATTAACATGTCCAAAACCCTCTTAGCACACAAAAAAGCTAGTAACGCAACCAACGATTGGTCCGAAACGAATACGATGGCCAATCACTGGTCGCGTTGTTGGTTTTGCATGCGctaaaaggctttttttccagtgtttcgGGCTGCCGTCAGCCCTCAGTGTCGTGTTCGAAGGCCCCGTTTGTCTGTCCCGCCGTCGGGCCGTCGGCAATCCGGGGCGTCTCCGTCGGGCCCGAGCCGCCGCTGGGAAGCGCGGGATTCGCCGCAGTCGCGGGCGCGGGCGTCGGGGCGACACCGCCCTCCGACTTTTTCGTCTtcacctttttcttcttcttcttcttcttctcctcctcctccttcttctttttcctctgtCTCCGCCGGCGAGCGCTGGAAGAGAAGAGAGACGTGCTGAAAAACGGCTCTTTAGTATAgcgggtaaggagctggtcttgtgacctgaaggtcacaggttcgattccctggcaGGATGAACTTTGAACTTTTGAACTTGAAACaattgaactttgacctctgacctctcaaAGTTGTATCCTTGAGGTACCCTTGAGAGCAAGGTGCACTTAACcttcattgcttcagtaaatatccagcagtataaatgggtGCAATGTGAATTCTATgctaagagcgtctgctaaatgcctgtaatgtaatgtaatgtaatgtaatgtaccaatgtaatgtaagatcATCTCATCCACTGCCTTTCTCTGTTCCACCCATCATCCCCCAGGGAGTTGAACAAGCCTCCTTGATCTAGCATGAAAGTAATGACCATGTTCATATGTCAGTATTTATATTCGTTTTGGATTTTTTCGGTTCATTCATTACAACATTACaattgaactttgacctctgacctctcaaAGTTACACACAACATTTATCATGCTGGGACACTTATCGCGTGCGTTTGCTCAGACACATCCCTGCCCGTGCAGTCGCTCAGCCGTCACATCGAAGCGACGTGTTTGCTCAACGAAATCGCCTTTCGCTGGAATGCTGTCATCACGGGACCTGGAGCCTTAGCGTCCAAGATCTCCCGTGAGCGGCTGGCGAAGTAACAGGAGCGGGTAATATCCGAAAAACACCTGCCCCGCGGAAAAGATAAGGCTCTTATCGGTCCCCCTGGATTGCATCAGTCAGAGTTTTATGTTCTTTACTCAGTTTGATTACGGCCGGTTCAATTAGCGGCGGCATGGCGACGTGAGCGTCCATCGCCAAGGCAACCTTCTCCCATACTTTTCTACCTGCACTTACGAGGacgtatgcaaaaaaaatatatattaaccCCTTCATTACATTTTGGAacacttttggaaaaaaaaaaataaaatacagaattaaCCTTTTAACAGTTTCTAGGGATTTTACAATATTACCcacgagaagaaaaaaataaatgtgttagcTTTTATCTTCGGCAAGTTCAGCAATTGCCAAAATAAACCCAAcaaactgttgattttaaaCCAAACAAGCAAACATTTGTGGAGGAGAAATGTTAATGGAATACGCAGTGCAGTGCTTTAAGGGAGCTTCTGAGTGTGTACCTGTGACgcagttaaatgttttgttgaccTACGGGTGAAGCATGAACTTCAAGGGAAATGCTGTGTGTGACCTGTGAGATGCGCAAAGCGTCGCTACTCACCAGGAGTCCGAGGAGTCGGAGTCAGAGTCGGAGTCGTGCTCCGAGACGAAGCTGAGCTCGCCGGGCGAATCCATGCGGGCCGACACCTACGGGAGCAcaggggaggaaggggaggggtcacggggaggaaggggaggggtcacggagagaaagaggaggagtctttggtaaatggtaaatggactgcatttatatagcgctttttatccaaagcgctttacaattgatgcctctcattcacccattcacacacacacacacaccaacggtgaaaggccgCCATgccaaggtaccaatcagctcgttgggagcaaatAGGGGTCAGGGACACTtagacacgcccagggcagggggtcgaaccggcaaccctccaactgccagacgaccgctcttacctcctgagctgtgtcgccccTACTTTCTTTGGGAGGAAGGAAGGGTGGGAGTCATCACAAGGTGGAAGACTCTCCAAAAAACTACTTAAACCAACAACCCAGCACTGGGCCCACAGAGCGCGCTCAATCAGGATCTGACTGGGGGAGTCAGCTATACCAAACCAGACCCAGTAAACCAGGTTGAGAGGAGTTAACTGTATAATCAGCCACTTTAATTCAGTTCAGGTGTTtagcataaataaaaacagacccAGCAGTTCAGACCCAGGGCCGGGGTCGGCACCAGCACCGAACTAAAGTTCCACAGTGATGGGCTTTTCAGATCAATAGACACAACTTCAGACACAACTTAAGTACAATGAGGCAGCCATCTTGGATTTCTGTAGCACCTGTGACTGCAAACTTTGAGTTTCCAAAAGCAAAGGGCTGAgtgagtttgggtttgggtcaGCTGAGCATTtgcacgtcccccccccccccccccccgcctcagaAAAGCCTTCAGGTAAACCTTCATTGGCAATAAACCACTATCCAGGGTAACCCATTTGATTGGTATTCAGATTGAttatatcccagcatgcaatggggTGCGAAGCATGGCACGGACACGACGGATGCCGCTTCATTTTCcacgtggaaaaaaaagagtttaaagGTGTCCAGGCAGCTCAATGCCGAAAAGCCCATTTCGGCTTCACAGGACCCAACACAAAAAAGCCTGTCGGACGACATGTGAGCGAGCtcaacaaagaaacacaaagagagagaggaaaaaaaaaagcaaaaaaaaaaacaaagcagaactGTGCACTTCCCTTTAAAATCGGTGTGAATTAACTGGTTTAGAGCACGGAGTCCTCTGTGTTACCCACACCTATGAAAAACACGCCGAGCGTGTTCGAGTCACTTCCTCAACGCCGACTGTTTACACAGAATGAGACCGCAAAAggtggagtttaaaaaaaaaaaaaaacaacaacaacacaatatCGAGCAGCGCAATTATATAGTTCCAcctcacagagaaagagacgtcTTCCAGCAGCTCAAGGGCTGCGGGCCAAGTCACTTATTCACAACCAGCGCGGCCAGGTTCCTGGGTTGTAAATCAGCTACTGAACATGACACCCGTGGTGCAATATGAAATGGAACAAACTCGCTTTTTTTTGCTACACGCACAACTCGCGTTTCCAAACGTACGCTACGGGTAGTTACTTCGGACATTATTTTTCAAGGGGAGTCAGATTTCTATCTTCTACAGGGGAGTTTTATGAACAATAACTGGTGTGTCTGGGTGGGAGAGGGTGGAGtaattctctttatttttttttgcttaccaCACACTTCTCTCTAAACGTGTGGCTTTGACAAGCCCCAAAacgatga
Coding sequences within it:
- the LOC118230348 gene encoding ADP-ribosylation factor-like protein 6-interacting protein 4 isoform X1; translation: MMQRCGIRGRSWSEYGRKGQVSARMDSPGELSFVSEHDSDSDSDSSDSCARRRRQRKKKKEEEEKKKKKKKKVKTKKSEGGVAPTPAPATAANPALPSGGSGPTETPRIADGPTAGQTNGAFEHDTEG
- the LOC118230348 gene encoding RAD51-associated protein 1-like isoform X2 — translated: MDSPGELSFVSEHDSDSDSDSSDSCARRRRQRKKKKEEEEKKKKKKKKVKTKKSEGGVAPTPAPATAANPALPSGGSGPTETPRIADGPTAGQTNGAFEHDTEG